Part of the Candidatus Woesearchaeota archaeon genome is shown below.
AAAGTGCCTTCTTTAGGTCTAAAAAGAGATGACGTTCCACCCACCAAAATATCAGCACCACTTTTTATCATTAAATGTGCTGTTTCTGGATTAACACCACCATCAATCATTATTTTTATATTTGTGCCCTTTATTTTTTCTTTGACAGCTCTAATTTTATCATATATTTTAAGGATAATCTTGTGTCCTACAATGCCCGGATTAATTGCCATTAACATGATATACTCTATTTCCTCCAATATATAATCCAAGGACGATAAAGGTGTTGCAATATTTAGTACAACTCCTGCTTTAACATTATTTTCTTTTATAATTTTTAATGTTCTATGCAAATGTAAATTATTTTCTACATGAACATAAATTATGTCCGCTCCAGCATTTGAAAATATAGGTATGTACTCCTCCGGGTTTGAAATCATGAGGTGAACATCTATTGGTTTCTTTGTCAATTTTCTTATTCCAGATAGCATTTCTGGAAATACACCTAGTCTTGGCACAAAATGACCATCCATAACATCAAAATGAATATACTCTATTTTGGATTCATTTATATTCTTTACTTCATTTTCAAGATTCATTAAATCTGCACAAATTAAAGACGCACTTAATTCGTATTTTTTCATTTTTACTCCAAATTTGAATGTCTTTCCCACATAGTTTCGTGAGATTCATTAAGCTTTTCCATTAATAACAAAACAACAGCGTCAAAAAACAAACCTAAACATTGCTCATTTAGCGAAGTCATAGGTTGGACCGATATTAGACCCTCAACGTCCTTGATTTTTGAAGGCGCTTTAAGCAACAAAACAACATCTGCTAATTTCGCCATTCTTGATTCCTCATTTCCCGTTATCAAACAAACCACAGCTCTGTTTTTTTTGGCAATTTCAACAACATCAAAAATCGTTTGAGTTTCACCTGAACCAGAACTTACTAGTAATAAATCATTTTCAGATATGTTAGGCACATTACTATCTCCCAACATATAACTATCTAATCCTAAATGTTTTAACCTCATAGCAAAACCTCTTGTAGCATAACCAACCCTACCTGCTCCGATACAAACAATTTTTTTAGATTTTAAAATTTTGTCGATAAACTCAGAGATATTAGAAAAATCAGAATGTGAAAAAACGTGGCTTATTTCATTTATAATAACATTAACTTTTTCATTAATTTCTACCATGCATAAAAAAAAAACTGATGTTTTATATATTTTTGCAATATCAAAACACAGAAAAAAAAAGAGTAAAGTTGCCACTGAATAATAGTTAAAAAGCGAAAAATTTATATATCCAAATGAATTATAATGAGCATGAAGAAAATAAATCATGAAAAAATTAAAGAAATATACGATTACATGATCTCAGAAACTGTACCCCTAGAGAAAGCAGAACCGACAGATTTAGCGTTTGTTTTTGGACGCTTCGATCCAAAAATAGCAGAGAAAACAGCGGAAGCATATAAATCAGGCAAAATCAAACGAATATTAATTACAGGA
Proteins encoded:
- the rpe gene encoding ribulose-phosphate 3-epimerase, which encodes MKKYELSASLICADLMNLENEVKNINESKIEYIHFDVMDGHFVPRLGVFPEMLSGIRKLTKKPIDVHLMISNPEEYIPIFSNAGADIIYVHVENNLHLHRTLKIIKENNVKAGVVLNIATPLSSLDYILEEIEYIMLMAINPGIVGHKIILKIYDKIRAVKEKIKGTNIKIMIDGGVNPETAHLMIKSGADILVGGTSSLFRPKEGTLIQTTKKFREKIDKNLDN
- a CDS encoding SIS domain-containing protein, with the protein product MVEINEKVNVIINEISHVFSHSDFSNISEFIDKILKSKKIVCIGAGRVGYATRGFAMRLKHLGLDSYMLGDSNVPNISENDLLLVSSGSGETQTIFDVVEIAKKNRAVVCLITGNEESRMAKLADVVLLLKAPSKIKDVEGLISVQPMTSLNEQCLGLFFDAVVLLLMEKLNESHETMWERHSNLE